One window of the Candidatus Dependentiae bacterium genome contains the following:
- a CDS encoding neutral/alkaline ceramidase, protein MNRYNKQFFNVLVFIFLYAAPAYAITPIDQATCLQNIQFKVGAGIYDITGPVAEQGMMGYGLLEQKTKGLYQRLWARAFVIESPCNGKRVVFVEADLGQLFLGIKQEVVRILKQKYDGLYDHDNVMLAASHQHSGPGGYSTYAFYNLSTLGFDRKNFNTIVDGIVRAIARAHDNMASAYIDIAYSDLPMLGINRSPSAYVKNPKNERDKYVSNMDTQVVQLKFVRTTGEPIGVINWFALHGTSMGNQNRLVHGDNKGYAAYLLEKDFESTYDSQSFVAAFVQSNSGDISPNKLGRPGGSGLQGIQDVENAGKPQYEKAKELFYASGTQLHGAVDYRHTFVAMDDVAIDPKFTDGTSHTTSPAAIGISMLAGTQDGEGFGKQGITCNNVTDIFPNIACALVTKPRQGIKPIAIETGSKKPYPWTPQILPVQIFIVGNIALVGVPFELTTMAGRRLREMVANKLASVGIMDVILTTLANGYAGYVTTYEEYQVQRYEGASTHFGPWTLAALQQEYDKLAQAFLDNTSVPRGPMPPDLARIVHLNLQTGVVFDDKPLFKSFGDIKQNVRSIYKPGDRVEAVFWGAHPKNNYRIQDTFLKVQRKENGTWVTIRTDNDWDTEYHWDREGIAYSLVTIAWRIPKNIIPGIYRIVHYGDWKSGLDHNIRSYVGYSSEFKIN, encoded by the coding sequence ATGAATCGATATAACAAACAGTTCTTCAATGTATTAGTTTTTATATTTTTGTATGCTGCACCTGCTTATGCAATAACTCCTATTGATCAAGCTACGTGCTTACAGAATATACAATTTAAGGTTGGTGCTGGGATATACGATATTACTGGGCCGGTTGCAGAGCAAGGCATGATGGGATATGGGTTACTCGAGCAAAAAACAAAAGGGTTATACCAACGGTTGTGGGCACGAGCGTTTGTTATCGAATCTCCCTGTAATGGTAAACGCGTTGTATTTGTAGAAGCAGATCTTGGTCAACTATTTTTAGGAATTAAGCAAGAAGTTGTCCGTATTCTCAAGCAAAAATACGATGGTCTTTATGATCATGATAATGTAATGTTAGCAGCAAGTCACCAACATAGTGGCCCTGGCGGTTACTCTACGTATGCTTTTTATAATTTGAGTACTCTTGGATTTGATCGTAAAAATTTTAATACGATTGTTGATGGTATAGTGCGTGCTATTGCTCGTGCACATGATAACATGGCTTCCGCGTACATAGATATAGCGTACTCAGATTTGCCTATGCTTGGTATTAATAGATCCCCGTCAGCATATGTCAAAAACCCAAAAAATGAACGTGATAAATACGTTAGTAATATGGATACGCAAGTTGTGCAACTTAAATTTGTTCGTACTACCGGTGAACCAATTGGCGTAATAAATTGGTTTGCATTACATGGTACTTCTATGGGCAATCAAAACCGTCTAGTGCATGGTGATAACAAAGGGTATGCAGCTTATTTATTAGAAAAAGATTTTGAATCTACGTATGATTCACAATCATTTGTTGCTGCATTTGTACAGTCTAATTCTGGTGATATTTCACCAAATAAATTAGGCCGCCCAGGTGGTTCAGGATTGCAGGGAATACAAGATGTAGAAAATGCCGGTAAACCTCAGTATGAAAAAGCCAAAGAACTTTTTTATGCATCAGGTACACAATTACATGGTGCAGTTGATTATCGACATACATTTGTTGCTATGGATGATGTTGCTATTGATCCAAAATTTACTGACGGTACATCGCATACAACATCTCCGGCTGCAATAGGCATTTCTATGTTAGCTGGTACGCAAGATGGAGAAGGTTTTGGTAAACAAGGCATTACTTGTAATAATGTGACTGATATATTTCCAAATATTGCGTGTGCATTAGTAACCAAGCCACGACAAGGCATAAAGCCAATTGCTATTGAAACGGGTAGTAAAAAGCCATATCCATGGACGCCACAAATTTTACCAGTTCAAATTTTTATTGTAGGTAACATTGCACTAGTAGGAGTACCGTTCGAGCTTACTACTATGGCAGGTCGTCGGCTTAGGGAAATGGTAGCTAACAAGTTAGCATCTGTTGGAATAATGGATGTTATTTTGACTACATTAGCAAATGGATATGCAGGTTATGTTACTACCTATGAAGAATATCAAGTGCAACGATACGAAGGTGCTTCGACACATTTTGGGCCATGGACTCTTGCTGCTTTGCAACAAGAATATGACAAACTTGCGCAAGCATTCCTTGATAATACATCAGTTCCACGCGGGCCAATGCCACCGGATTTGGCACGCATTGTACATCTGAATTTGCAGACGGGCGTAGTGTTTGATGATAAACCCTTATTTAAAAGTTTTGGCGATATCAAACAGAATGTTCGCTCAATTTACAAACCGGGTGATCGAGTAGAAGCAGTGTTTTGGGGAGCGCATCCTAAAAATAATTATCGCATTCAAGATACTTTCTTGAAGGTACAACGTAAGGAAAATGGTACATGGGTTACTATACGTACTGACAATGATTGGGACACAGAATATCATTGGGACCGTGAAGGTATTGCCTATTCATTAGTGACTATTGCGTGGCGTATACCAAAAAATATTATACCGGGTATATATCGTATTGTGCATTATGGTGATTGGAAATCTGGGTTAGATCACAACATTAGATCATACGTTGGGTATTCATCAGAATTTAAGATTAATTAA
- the tsaD gene encoding tRNA (adenosine(37)-N6)-threonylcarbamoyltransferase complex transferase subunit TsaD, giving the protein MKKSLLTLGIETSCDETAAAVYDSERGILSNALFSQTELHKLFGGVIPELASRSQLEKITPIVQAGLANAGVNLADIDVVAVTNKPGLPGSLLVGVCFAKSIAYATKKKIIGINHLEGHAFSSFLEHNVPFPHLCLTASGGHTSLYLITGFGEYQVLGSTRDDAAGEAFDKIAKLLALPYPGGPVIEKLAREMSFEDFFNYSRSNTDTLDFSFSGLKTAVLYDLVKRNAYDMKTKTLLDTSELLKKQVASSLLVCITDIFEHKLARALKEHQQVKAVTFVGGVACNTYIKERLRDFCAKKHVAFFTPSRQYCTDNAAMIAFVGNYKALQGKFDDLSLDIF; this is encoded by the coding sequence ATGAAAAAATCACTTTTGACCCTTGGTATAGAAACATCGTGTGATGAAACTGCTGCAGCAGTTTATGATAGCGAACGCGGCATTCTTTCTAATGCCCTTTTTTCCCAGACAGAATTACATAAATTATTCGGTGGGGTAATACCAGAACTCGCTTCTCGTTCGCAGCTGGAAAAAATTACGCCTATTGTGCAGGCAGGACTTGCCAATGCCGGCGTCAACTTAGCAGATATTGATGTAGTAGCGGTCACAAATAAGCCAGGATTGCCTGGTTCATTATTAGTAGGCGTATGCTTTGCAAAAAGTATTGCGTACGCTACCAAGAAAAAAATAATTGGTATCAATCACTTAGAAGGGCATGCATTTTCTTCATTCTTAGAACACAATGTCCCTTTTCCACACCTATGCTTGACCGCATCTGGCGGTCACACTTCTTTGTATTTAATTACCGGATTTGGTGAATATCAAGTACTTGGATCTACTCGTGATGATGCCGCCGGTGAAGCATTCGATAAAATTGCAAAACTACTTGCACTACCATACCCAGGTGGCCCAGTTATTGAAAAACTTGCGCGTGAAATGAGCTTTGAAGATTTTTTCAATTACTCACGCTCGAATACTGACACGCTGGATTTTAGTTTTTCCGGTTTAAAAACAGCCGTACTTTACGACTTGGTCAAGCGCAATGCCTATGATATGAAAACTAAAACACTGCTCGATACCAGTGAATTACTCAAAAAACAAGTAGCAAGCTCTTTGCTTGTATGTATTACCGATATTTTTGAACACAAACTTGCACGTGCACTCAAAGAACATCAACAAGTGAAAGCTGTTACGTTTGTAGGAGGTGTTGCATGCAACACCTATATCAAAGAACGCTTACGTGATTTTTGTGCTAAAAAACATGTTGCTTTTTTCACCCCATCACGCCAATATTGCACTGACAATGCAGCCATGATTGCATTTGTAGGTAATTATAAAGCGTTACAAGGTAAATTTGATGATCTTAGTTTGGATATTTTTTAA
- the smpB gene encoding SsrA-binding protein SmpB, with protein sequence MKIVAQNKKAFHDYEILDKIEAGIVLTGDEVKSMRASSVSLVGSFAHIKQGELFLVNAHITPYDKAYTKSEDAAKRTRKLLVHKRELNKLITMIAQKGITVVPLKVYFNNRNIAKVELGICKHKKAPDRKKELKEKDIKRETRRALKGE encoded by the coding sequence ATGAAGATAGTTGCACAGAATAAAAAAGCGTTTCATGATTATGAAATTTTAGACAAAATAGAAGCGGGTATTGTGCTGACTGGTGATGAAGTTAAGTCTATGCGAGCCAGCTCTGTTTCTTTAGTCGGGTCATTTGCACACATCAAGCAGGGTGAGTTGTTCTTGGTCAATGCCCATATTACCCCGTATGATAAGGCGTATACCAAATCAGAAGATGCGGCAAAACGTACGCGTAAATTATTAGTACACAAGCGTGAATTGAACAAATTAATTACGATGATAGCCCAAAAGGGGATTACGGTAGTTCCACTCAAGGTTTATTTTAACAACCGTAACATTGCCAAGGTTGAGCTAGGCATCTGCAAGCATAAAAAAGCACCTGATCGCAAAAAAGAACTTAAAGAAAAGGATATCAAGCGAGAGACCAGGCGGGCACTCAAGGGCGAGTGA
- a CDS encoding GIY-YIG nuclease family protein has protein sequence MFYVYYLRSSSFPEKTYIGFTRNLKQRISDHNSGKSIYTKDFKPWALVGFLGFDQESKALRFEHYLKTNAGRIFLRRYFSVIDIV, from the coding sequence ATGTTTTATGTTTACTATCTCAGATCGAGTTCTTTTCCAGAAAAAACATATATCGGTTTTACGCGGAATTTAAAGCAAAGAATATCGGATCATAATTCCGGAAAGTCCATATATACCAAAGATTTTAAGCCGTGGGCATTGGTTGGTTTTCTTGGATTTGATCAAGAATCAAAGGCTTTACGGTTTGAACACTATCTAAAAACTAACGCAGGCCGCATATTTTTACGAAGATATTTTTCTGTGATAGATATTGTTTGA
- a CDS encoding DUF2062 domain-containing protein: MIATLTKKLKQMILIERSPRKAALSFAFGVFIAFSPFVGFHTAMVFLFAWLFALNAALLFAVSILLNNPWTMVPIYATGHVVGDHIFYWLGIDAMYMNPSWVSSINNFITRHTGMSGISFWAFMIGGHLLGLLLSIVVYFVVHHIVSQRMGSLG, translated from the coding sequence ATGATAGCAACATTAACCAAAAAATTAAAGCAGATGATACTCATAGAACGTTCACCACGCAAAGCAGCGCTGTCATTTGCCTTTGGTGTATTTATAGCATTTTCTCCCTTTGTTGGGTTCCACACGGCTATGGTTTTTCTTTTTGCATGGTTATTTGCTCTTAACGCAGCGCTCTTATTTGCAGTGTCTATTTTACTCAATAATCCTTGGACCATGGTTCCTATTTATGCGACAGGCCATGTAGTAGGTGATCATATTTTTTATTGGCTTGGTATTGATGCCATGTATATGAATCCAAGCTGGGTATCTTCTATTAATAATTTTATTACACGTCATACCGGTATGTCTGGCATTTCTTTCTGGGCATTTATGATTGGTGGGCATTTGTTAGGGCTTTTATTAAGTATAGTTGTTTATTTTGTGGTACATCATATTGTTTCACAACGCATGGGCAGTCTGGGATAA